From Micromonospora sp. NBC_01699, a single genomic window includes:
- the hemC gene encoding hydroxymethylbilane synthase, translating into MTALRLGTRGSALAMAQSGMVADAVRAATGREVELVEVVTAGDRSSAPVQRLGVGVFVSALRDALLAHEIDFAVHSYKDLPTAPADGLHIAAVPEREDPRDALVARDGRTLAELAPGSTIGTGALRRIAQLHALGLQFEVVPIRGNVDTRVQRVLGPNADLDAVVLARAGLARLGRTAEITETLDPMLMLPAPAQGALAVECRADEPDLIELLALLDHAPTRAAITAERALLATLEAGCSAPVAAFAELAEGDDGDEIYLRGAVISPDGVHDLRLSRTGTPADAGEIGKALAAELLDRGADSILGTPSHPGARTQHFGAQP; encoded by the coding sequence ATGACCGCCCTGCGCCTGGGAACCAGGGGCAGCGCCCTGGCCATGGCCCAGTCCGGCATGGTCGCCGACGCCGTCCGGGCCGCCACCGGCCGAGAGGTCGAACTGGTCGAGGTGGTCACCGCCGGCGACCGGTCCTCCGCACCGGTGCAGCGGCTCGGCGTCGGGGTGTTCGTCTCGGCGCTGCGTGACGCGCTGCTCGCCCACGAGATCGACTTCGCCGTGCACTCGTACAAGGACCTGCCCACCGCACCCGCGGACGGCCTGCACATCGCGGCCGTGCCCGAGCGCGAGGACCCGCGCGACGCGCTCGTCGCCCGGGACGGTCGCACCCTGGCCGAACTGGCCCCCGGCTCGACCATCGGCACCGGCGCGCTGCGCCGGATCGCCCAACTGCACGCACTCGGGTTGCAGTTCGAGGTCGTCCCGATCCGCGGCAACGTCGACACCCGCGTCCAGCGGGTACTCGGTCCGAACGCGGACCTTGACGCGGTGGTGCTCGCCCGGGCCGGACTGGCCCGGCTCGGCCGCACCGCCGAGATCACCGAGACGCTCGATCCGATGCTGATGTTGCCCGCGCCCGCCCAGGGTGCCCTCGCGGTCGAGTGCCGGGCCGACGAGCCGGATCTGATCGAGCTGCTCGCCCTGCTCGACCACGCACCGACCCGGGCCGCGATCACCGCGGAACGGGCGTTGCTGGCCACCCTGGAGGCCGGCTGTAGCGCACCGGTCGCCGCATTCGCGGAACTCGCCGAGGGCGACGACGGCGATGAGATCTACCTGCGCGGGGCGGTGATCAGTCCGGATGGGGTCCATGACCTCCGGCTGTCCCGCACCGGTACGCCCGCCGACGCCGGGGAGATCGGTAAGGCACTCGCCGCCGAACTCCTCGACCGCGGCGCCGACTCGATCCTCGGTACGCCTTCGCACCCCGGCGCGAGGACCCAGCATTTTGGAGCACAGCCATGA
- a CDS encoding sensor histidine kinase: MTTVTANAEPAPSTILRQLGVDSAYVLLGFPLALASFIVLIIGLALGIGLMVTVIGLPILAGTLYAARGWADIERRRIPAVLHQPRIRPRYRTAEPEANAWRRIFVPITDGQSWLDLAHGCGKLVVALSTFIVTVVWWAAAIGGSLYWAYDWTLPRSDGDEELNVLLGLGDSAGARIGLNSAFGIFFLITLPIVVRGCALLQASFGRALLTGVAEMRNRITVLEEQKRAAVSAEASALRRLERDIHDGPQQRLVRLAMDISRAQHQLGTDPDAARRTLDEALAQTRDTLAELRALSRGIAPPILVDRGLPSALAALAGRGLIPIDLTVDPQLGTPTGRLDPAVENAAYFVVAEALTNVAKHSRATECWLTVTRADRQLHIAVIDDGEGGAHLSKGHGLAGIADRVRATGGTLTVISPTGGPTEVRAELPC; encoded by the coding sequence ATGACCACCGTCACCGCCAACGCCGAACCGGCCCCGTCGACGATTCTGCGCCAACTCGGCGTCGATTCGGCGTACGTGCTGCTCGGGTTCCCACTCGCGCTGGCCAGCTTCATCGTATTGATCATCGGCTTGGCGCTGGGCATCGGCCTGATGGTGACCGTGATCGGACTGCCGATCCTCGCCGGCACGCTCTACGCCGCCCGAGGCTGGGCCGACATCGAGCGGCGACGCATTCCCGCCGTACTGCACCAGCCCCGGATCCGGCCCCGGTACCGCACCGCCGAGCCCGAGGCGAACGCCTGGCGGCGGATCTTCGTACCGATCACCGACGGCCAGTCCTGGCTCGACCTGGCCCACGGCTGCGGCAAGCTGGTGGTGGCCCTGTCCACCTTCATCGTCACCGTCGTCTGGTGGGCCGCCGCCATCGGCGGGTCGCTCTACTGGGCGTACGACTGGACCCTGCCGCGCAGCGACGGGGACGAGGAGCTGAACGTGCTGCTCGGACTCGGCGACTCGGCCGGCGCCCGGATCGGCCTGAACAGCGCCTTCGGCATCTTCTTCCTGATCACCCTGCCGATCGTCGTACGCGGCTGCGCACTGCTCCAGGCCAGCTTCGGCCGGGCCCTGCTCACCGGGGTCGCCGAGATGCGCAACCGGATCACCGTGCTGGAGGAACAGAAGCGAGCGGCGGTCTCCGCCGAGGCCAGCGCGCTGCGCCGGCTCGAACGTGACATCCACGACGGCCCCCAGCAGCGCCTGGTCCGGCTCGCCATGGACATCAGCCGGGCCCAACATCAACTCGGCACCGACCCGGACGCCGCCCGGCGCACCCTCGACGAGGCGCTGGCCCAGACCCGGGACACCCTCGCCGAGCTGCGGGCCCTCTCCCGGGGCATCGCGCCACCGATCCTGGTCGACCGGGGCCTGCCCAGCGCCCTCGCCGCGCTCGCCGGCCGGGGGCTGATCCCGATCGACCTCACCGTCGACCCCCAACTCGGTACGCCCACCGGCCGGCTCGACCCGGCGGTCGAGAACGCCGCCTACTTCGTGGTGGCCGAAGCCCTGACCAACGTCGCCAAGCACAGCCGGGCCACCGAGTGCTGGCTCACCGTCACCCGCGCCGACCGGCAGTTGCACATCGCCGTCATCGACGACGGAGAGGGCGGAGCCCACCTCTCCAAGGGGCACGGCCTGGCCGGCATCGCCGACCGCGTACGCGCCACCGGCGGCACCCTGACCGTGATCAGCCCGACCGGCGGCCCGACCGAGGTCCGCGCCGAGCTTCCGTGCTGA
- a CDS encoding glutamyl-tRNA reductase: protein MNLLVVGASYRTAPVATLERLSVSTADLPRILDRLLAQPYVGEAVVVSTCNRVEIYAAVSGFHGGLGDICTVLATEAGCSPADLANHLYVHYDEAAVEHVFRVATGLDSMVVGEAQILGQLRDAYHVATEADATGRQLHELMQQALRVGKRAHSETGIDQAGQSVVSAGLEIAANRLGGSLSGRPALVIGAGAMGALAVATLTRLGLGSIAVTNRGADRASRLAEAYGATAVPFDDLTVALSTVDIVVTATAAIEPVLTRDTVAAALARRVANGSAATPLVLLDLAVPRDVDAAVAELPGVLVVDIDRLAADLADGPVATDAAAVADIVTSEVAAFLTWLRGADVVPTVAALRARADEVVTAELRRLAQRRPDLTDDQRADVAHTVHRVVQRLLHQPTVRVRQLAAEPGGDQYTALLRELFDLEVPNTAQVDTVPEIAPRLSLPAPGGDR, encoded by the coding sequence GTGAACCTGCTCGTCGTCGGCGCGTCCTACCGCACCGCCCCGGTCGCCACCCTGGAGCGGCTGTCGGTCTCCACGGCCGACCTGCCCCGGATCCTCGATCGCCTGCTCGCCCAGCCCTACGTCGGTGAGGCCGTGGTGGTCTCGACCTGCAACCGGGTCGAGATATACGCCGCGGTGTCCGGCTTCCACGGCGGTCTCGGCGACATCTGCACGGTGCTCGCCACCGAGGCCGGCTGCTCGCCCGCCGACCTCGCCAACCACCTCTACGTGCACTACGACGAGGCCGCGGTCGAGCACGTGTTCCGGGTGGCCACCGGGCTGGACTCGATGGTCGTCGGCGAGGCGCAGATCCTGGGCCAGCTCCGGGACGCCTACCACGTGGCGACCGAGGCCGACGCGACCGGCCGGCAACTGCACGAGTTGATGCAGCAGGCGCTCCGGGTCGGCAAGCGGGCCCATTCCGAGACCGGCATCGACCAGGCGGGCCAGAGCGTGGTCAGCGCCGGGCTGGAGATCGCCGCCAACCGGCTCGGCGGATCCCTGTCCGGCCGGCCGGCACTGGTGATCGGCGCGGGTGCGATGGGTGCGCTCGCCGTAGCGACGCTGACCCGGCTCGGGCTCGGCTCGATAGCGGTCACCAACCGGGGCGCCGACCGGGCGTCGCGGCTGGCCGAGGCGTACGGCGCCACCGCCGTCCCCTTCGATGATCTTACCGTAGCCCTGTCCACTGTGGACATCGTAGTCACCGCCACCGCGGCGATCGAGCCGGTGCTCACCCGCGACACGGTGGCCGCCGCCCTGGCCCGACGAGTCGCGAACGGGTCCGCCGCCACGCCGCTGGTCCTGCTCGACCTCGCCGTACCCCGGGACGTCGACGCGGCCGTCGCCGAGCTGCCCGGCGTACTCGTGGTCGACATCGACCGGCTCGCGGCCGACCTCGCCGACGGACCGGTCGCCACCGACGCCGCCGCGGTCGCCGACATCGTCACCAGCGAGGTGGCGGCCTTCCTCACCTGGCTGCGCGGCGCCGACGTGGTGCCGACCGTGGCCGCCCTGCGCGCCCGCGCCGACGAGGTGGTCACCGCCGAACTGCGCCGGCTCGCCCAGCGCCGGCCCGACCTCACCGACGACCAGCGGGCCGACGTCGCACACACCGTGCACCGGGTGGTCCAGCGGCTGCTGCACCAGCCGACCGTACGGGTCCGCCAGCTCGCCGCCGAACCCGGCGGCGACCAGTACACCGCCCTGCTGCGTGAACTCTTCGACCTGGAAGTACCGAACACCGCACAGGTCGACACCGTGCCCGAGATCGCCCCCCGGCTGTCGCTGCCCGCTCCGGGAGGTGACCGATGA
- a CDS encoding HAD family hydrolase, which produces MGRAHLVWDWNGTLLNDLGLVVASTNVVFASVGGPLVTAEEHRLGFRRPISEYYADVLGRAVDADAFGSLDKIFHDAYRTGLTTCALAEDATTAMRSWTGTQSLLSMWFHDELVPAVETYGLTGMFSRVDGLRGTVGGDHKAAHLARHLDELGIPGSSVVLIGDSIDDADAAESVGATCVLYTGGFTDPARLRASGRPVADTLTEAVALAAR; this is translated from the coding sequence ATGGGGCGGGCGCATTTGGTTTGGGACTGGAACGGGACTCTGCTCAACGATCTCGGTCTGGTTGTGGCGTCGACGAATGTGGTGTTCGCCAGTGTCGGGGGACCGTTGGTCACGGCTGAGGAGCATCGGCTCGGGTTCCGGCGACCGATCTCCGAGTACTACGCGGACGTGCTGGGGCGGGCGGTGGACGCCGACGCGTTCGGCTCGCTCGACAAGATCTTTCATGATGCGTACCGGACCGGGTTGACCACCTGTGCGCTGGCGGAGGACGCCACCACCGCGATGCGCTCCTGGACCGGTACGCAGTCACTGCTGTCCATGTGGTTCCACGACGAGCTGGTTCCGGCGGTCGAGACGTACGGCCTGACCGGGATGTTCAGCCGGGTCGACGGTCTGCGGGGCACCGTCGGCGGCGACCACAAGGCCGCGCACCTGGCGCGTCACCTGGACGAGCTCGGCATACCCGGCTCGTCGGTGGTGCTCATCGGCGACTCGATCGATGACGCCGACGCCGCCGAGTCGGTCGGCGCCACCTGCGTCCTCTACACCGGCGGCTTCACCGACCCGGCCCGCCTGCGTGCCTCCGGCCGCCCGGTGGCCGACACCCTCACCGAAGCCGTGGCGCTGGCAGCCCGCTGA
- a CDS encoding response regulator transcription factor: MRVVIADDAFLLREGLVRLLTEHGHDVVAAVGDGTALVEAVVAHLPDVSIVDVRMPPTHTDEGLRAAVEARRLVPRAPILVLSQYVEVSYADDLLATVNPGPGAGGGIGYLLKDRVAAIDEFLDALRRVAGGGTVLDPEVVGQLLVRRRRDDPLRELTPREREVLGLMAEGRSNTAIARALVVSDGAVEKHVRNIFTKLRLPPDEEQHRRVLAVLAYLRG, from the coding sequence ATGCGTGTAGTGATCGCCGACGACGCGTTCCTGCTCCGCGAGGGGCTGGTCCGACTGCTGACCGAGCACGGCCACGACGTGGTCGCCGCGGTCGGTGACGGCACCGCCCTGGTCGAGGCAGTGGTCGCACACCTGCCCGACGTCTCGATCGTCGACGTACGGATGCCGCCGACCCACACCGACGAAGGGCTCCGGGCCGCGGTCGAAGCCCGACGACTGGTCCCCCGGGCCCCGATCCTGGTCCTCTCCCAGTACGTCGAGGTCTCGTACGCCGACGACCTGCTCGCCACGGTCAATCCCGGACCCGGCGCCGGCGGCGGGATCGGCTACCTGCTCAAGGACCGGGTGGCCGCGATCGACGAGTTCCTCGACGCGCTCCGCCGGGTCGCCGGCGGCGGCACCGTGCTGGACCCCGAGGTGGTCGGCCAACTGCTGGTCCGCCGCCGCCGCGACGACCCGCTGCGCGAACTGACCCCGCGCGAGCGCGAAGTGCTCGGCCTGATGGCCGAAGGACGCTCCAACACCGCCATCGCCCGCGCCCTGGTGGTCAGCGACGGAGCCGTCGAGAAGCACGTCCGAAACATCTTCACCAAGCTCCGCCTACCCCCCGACGAGGAACAACACCGCCGCGTCCTGGCCGTGCTCGCCTACCTACGCGGATAG
- a CDS encoding glutaredoxin family protein, whose amino-acid sequence MSEPRLTLITRPGCHLCEVARQAVERVVSTTGNRWVEVDITGDLELEREYGDRIPVILLDGKEHGYWRVEEPRLLQALTQTP is encoded by the coding sequence GTGAGCGAGCCGCGACTGACCCTGATCACCCGACCCGGATGTCATCTGTGCGAGGTGGCCCGGCAGGCCGTCGAGCGGGTGGTGTCCACCACCGGCAACCGTTGGGTCGAGGTCGACATCACCGGCGACCTGGAACTCGAACGCGAGTACGGCGACCGCATCCCGGTCATCCTCCTCGACGGCAAGGAACACGGCTACTGGCGAGTAGAAGAACCCCGCCTCCTCCAAGCCCTAACCCAAACCCCCTAA